Proteins encoded in a region of the Enterococcus gilvus ATCC BAA-350 genome:
- a CDS encoding SpaA isopeptide-forming pilin-related protein → MRKKHLLMLIVLLFSFIAETIPSLVTAHAETTKTSLIDEKFLSVAYECEPQDDTNRWRITFDRRSQDKTSDQRLKMKVSNEKGNVITYPTIKGMNEKDGWLIEKEFSSSMEGQLVFELPKTVQKLYLDVQMDEQTLSQSTKEQTAKIQENILDSDEPFVLKANTEKRTSKKTAQTSESQKEVKASAEEVIGPKPEDTVPVPATAVPANGLLRMDPPKYTNKKPVYIDDDGLYPNCYWTPTGQSNVRNHQGGYEKDSGWDGLTSWDVSSDDRTKSYITYGVERTKPNISMRKYASETSKEDEFNVRLNVRGSTIPKPGVDVCFVLDNSSSMKEPKGNIGGMTRKRLAVNSLQKLVDKFRSANPETDSLRIGGIVYSSSEGYGFSNETVPMSSNENNWNNLVRTYSNSEPYGNTYTQKALMNAQTMLNNASGTNRRKVIFLLTDGTPNYSAVPLNAVSDPSIYYDGLRITSYGSIATGSDLDSKGPWDSYSPTKISYGYQMRDGHCLYSHLTPVNSTAADIKEQGMEINTIAINIKANVIPEERHTTDELITGLYRIASKKANATGNSQNDYQFYHANTAGDFDISFDDWFTSVIQTVDKGKIEDPIGEMFELVGTPTIKEIKKSGVPAIETNKLPTNPKVENRTIKVNNINLYGQQEVQLEYKVRLKTDHKDYEDNIWYQTNGKTTLEPTPERTNDVLEFGVPSVRKKSKKICIPVEKIWSDKQKGSENYWGYRAGSVNVVLQRKSGNTWVDVETKTLTGATNWKAMFEADGGTRVYRVLELSRTSGYAKPAANVDEFTEKTLPSKGVLITNKLLTGKAVICKYKEDGKTPFSSDKPKFSVRRKSDGKVLATDLEPDTDGQVTIEGIPMGDFIVEESYVPKGYAKMENIELKAVETSAGKDLTITLNGKSSPYKVINKLAKDLEIPVEKIWSDKVQGTDNYWGLRQMYIRVNLQRKNGSSWEQVEQKILTTPNAWKETFKNLEGGATVYRVVEETRAPGYAKPTYNYTDSFTAATLPAGGIKLTNKLLTGTAVINKYKEDGKTPFSGDKPKFSVKRKSDGKVLATDLEPNASGEVTISNIPVGDFIVEESYVPAGYEKMADIDLRAVENTAGTAVTITLNGKASPYKVTNKLADFTLKIKKVDQAGNVLRGASFRLIGNSYDQTKADGPYFDFTGLRPGEYSLSETVVPTGYQGMSGTVRISISQTGNVTVQSNPNVSGTGGIGNTNLIQLTVTNKKRGAGPMPSTGGSGTAMFFKVAIGVISTAGGLLGSLYWLHTKRRGS, encoded by the coding sequence ATGAGAAAGAAACACTTACTCATGTTAATTGTTCTGCTGTTTTCTTTTATTGCTGAGACGATCCCGTCACTGGTGACCGCGCATGCTGAAACAACGAAGACGTCGCTGATCGATGAGAAATTCCTGTCGGTCGCCTATGAATGCGAGCCACAGGATGACACCAATCGTTGGCGCATCACCTTCGATAGGCGAAGCCAAGACAAAACGAGCGACCAACGTCTCAAAATGAAAGTATCCAATGAGAAAGGAAATGTGATAACCTATCCGACAATAAAAGGCATGAATGAAAAAGATGGATGGCTGATAGAAAAAGAATTTTCGTCATCCATGGAAGGACAGCTCGTTTTTGAATTGCCCAAAACGGTTCAAAAACTCTATTTAGATGTGCAAATGGATGAGCAGACCCTTTCCCAATCAACAAAAGAGCAGACGGCGAAAATACAAGAAAATATCTTGGATAGCGACGAGCCTTTTGTGTTGAAGGCAAACACCGAGAAACGTACATCGAAAAAAACAGCACAGACTTCGGAGAGCCAAAAAGAAGTCAAAGCAAGCGCGGAAGAAGTTATTGGTCCAAAACCGGAAGACACGGTGCCAGTGCCGGCAACGGCGGTCCCTGCCAACGGGCTGCTTCGAATGGACCCGCCGAAATATACCAACAAGAAACCGGTCTATATCGACGACGATGGCCTCTATCCAAATTGTTACTGGACGCCGACTGGGCAATCCAATGTCCGCAATCATCAAGGCGGGTATGAAAAGGACAGCGGCTGGGATGGTCTGACGAGCTGGGATGTTTCGTCGGATGACCGCACGAAATCGTATATCACATACGGTGTGGAAAGAACCAAGCCTAATATTTCGATGCGCAAATATGCGAGTGAAACATCTAAAGAAGACGAATTCAACGTCCGTCTGAATGTTCGCGGGAGCACCATTCCGAAGCCAGGGGTAGATGTTTGTTTTGTGCTGGATAATTCCTCATCAATGAAGGAACCAAAAGGAAATATCGGTGGCATGACGAGAAAGCGACTGGCAGTCAATTCGCTGCAAAAGCTGGTGGATAAATTCAGATCCGCAAATCCTGAAACAGACAGTCTACGGATCGGCGGAATCGTTTATTCCTCTTCTGAAGGCTATGGCTTTTCAAACGAGACGGTGCCGATGTCGAGTAACGAGAACAATTGGAACAACTTGGTAAGAACTTACAGTAATTCTGAACCTTATGGGAATACTTATACTCAAAAGGCACTGATGAATGCCCAGACAATGTTGAACAACGCCAGCGGTACCAATCGCCGGAAAGTGATTTTTCTATTGACCGATGGGACGCCTAACTACAGTGCGGTCCCCCTCAATGCAGTGTCGGATCCTTCGATCTATTATGACGGTCTGAGAATCACGAGTTACGGCAGTATCGCTACTGGAAGTGACCTGGACTCTAAGGGACCATGGGACAGTTACTCACCGACGAAGATCTCTTATGGGTATCAAATGAGGGATGGGCATTGTCTCTATAGTCATTTGACACCTGTCAATTCAACCGCGGCAGACATCAAAGAACAGGGGATGGAAATCAATACGATCGCGATCAATATCAAAGCGAACGTCATTCCCGAAGAACGTCATACGACGGATGAATTGATCACGGGGCTGTACCGCATTGCGTCGAAAAAGGCGAATGCGACAGGAAATTCCCAAAACGATTATCAATTCTATCATGCGAATACGGCAGGAGACTTTGATATTTCCTTCGATGATTGGTTCACGTCAGTCATTCAAACAGTCGATAAAGGAAAGATCGAAGACCCGATCGGTGAGATGTTTGAATTAGTGGGGACACCGACGATCAAAGAAATCAAAAAATCGGGTGTGCCTGCGATCGAAACAAACAAATTGCCGACGAATCCAAAGGTTGAGAACCGAACGATCAAGGTCAACAATATCAATCTTTACGGGCAGCAAGAGGTCCAACTGGAGTACAAGGTCCGGCTGAAAACGGATCACAAGGATTATGAAGACAACATCTGGTACCAAACAAATGGAAAAACAACACTCGAACCGACACCAGAGCGGACAAACGATGTCCTTGAATTTGGGGTGCCTTCTGTTCGGAAAAAGAGCAAAAAAATCTGTATCCCGGTCGAAAAGATCTGGTCAGATAAACAAAAGGGATCGGAAAACTATTGGGGTTATAGAGCCGGTTCTGTGAACGTGGTATTGCAACGAAAAAGTGGGAATACATGGGTAGATGTTGAGACGAAGACATTGACTGGGGCAACGAACTGGAAGGCGATGTTTGAAGCAGACGGCGGTACACGCGTCTACAGAGTTCTCGAGCTGTCACGAACATCCGGGTATGCCAAACCAGCAGCCAACGTCGATGAATTTACCGAGAAAACATTGCCGAGCAAAGGAGTTCTCATCACCAATAAATTGCTGACGGGAAAGGCAGTTATTTGCAAGTACAAAGAAGATGGCAAAACACCGTTTAGCAGCGACAAGCCGAAATTCTCGGTGCGGCGCAAGTCAGACGGCAAGGTGCTGGCGACCGATCTTGAGCCAGATACGGATGGTCAAGTAACGATCGAAGGGATTCCGATGGGGGATTTCATCGTCGAAGAGTCCTATGTACCAAAGGGCTATGCCAAGATGGAGAACATCGAACTCAAAGCGGTGGAAACCAGTGCGGGCAAGGACTTGACGATCACACTGAATGGAAAATCGTCTCCTTACAAGGTCATCAACAAATTAGCAAAAGATCTAGAGATTCCAGTGGAAAAAATCTGGTCAGACAAAGTACAAGGAACCGACAATTATTGGGGTCTGCGCCAAATGTACATCCGAGTGAATCTGCAACGGAAAAATGGCAGTTCGTGGGAACAGGTGGAGCAAAAGATCTTAACGACGCCAAATGCCTGGAAGGAAACCTTCAAGAATCTAGAAGGGGGAGCGACGGTCTATCGAGTTGTTGAAGAAACGCGGGCACCAGGGTATGCCAAGCCGACCTACAACTACACCGACAGCTTTACCGCGGCGACATTGCCGGCAGGCGGTATCAAATTAACGAACAAATTGCTGACGGGCACGGCTGTGATCAACAAGTACAAAGAAGACGGCAAGACACCGTTTAGCGGCGACAAGCCGAAATTCTCTGTGAAACGCAAATCAGACGGCAAAGTATTGGCGACTGATCTCGAACCAAACGCGAGTGGTGAGGTAACCATCAGCAACATTCCGGTGGGGGACTTCATCGTCGAAGAATCGTATGTGCCGGCAGGGTATGAAAAAATGGCAGATATCGACCTTCGCGCGGTGGAAAACACAGCGGGCACGGCGGTAACGATCACGTTAAATGGCAAAGCGTCGCCATATAAAGTCACAAACAAGCTGGCTGACTTTACCTTGAAGATCAAGAAAGTCGATCAAGCAGGGAACGTTCTTCGCGGAGCAAGCTTCAGATTGATCGGAAACAGCTATGATCAGACCAAAGCGGACGGGCCGTATTTTGACTTTACCGGATTGCGGCCAGGGGAATACAGTCTCTCGGAAACGGTCGTTCCGACGGGGTACCAAGGAATGAGCGGCACCGTGAGGATCAGTATCTCACAGACTGGAAATGTCACTGTCCAATCAAATCCGAATGTCAGCGGCACAGGCGGCATCGGCAATACCAACCTTATTCAACTGACTGTCACAAACAAGAAGCGCGGCGCAGGACCGATGCCAAGTACTGGCGGATCGGGCACGGCGATGTTCTTCAAAGTAGCAATCGGGGTTATTTCAACAGCGGGAGGACTGCTAGGCAGCCTCTACTGGCTTCACACTAAGAGGAGGGGATCGTAA
- a CDS encoding SpaH/EbpB family LPXTG-anchored major pilin: MKARGKVISLVTAILCLVPLFVGALGFGDQASAAIEMVNVTLHKKKMDDFPIGGIQNDGKEMADEFDKYEPLEGVTFSAYDITDDFYTALDKELKGDEDPDAYKAVVKKVMEGFKFSDIKIKNKLDSQSTDDRGEAKFNLPDRNNKGIYRVYFFDEEDVPEKQKFSQPVILMLPFVHPEDGELHDVHLYPKNKVGGEVKKELVNDDLSVPGENDEELYDYEVGKQIKYKATFQIPHQIGENVKEGTKERTRYSQLIFKDELSAIGTKFAGIEKMVAVNKDGQKQEIVVKDFLNFADKNGTFTNHVSQTYDKSKKAGFELKMKLNDKFATSSDYTTSRATADYLAKYAGQTLEIYYGVLLTEDTPVDVDINNDFTVRLKQGSGQDEEVQTVTDKPIVTTGGKKFFKHESNKPEQGLGGAKFILIRKEDGKYLKKPAGNVRTWAAPSAGKYPDAVEFISGDDGKFEIIGVEFGEYQLVEIEAPKGFQKLDAPHDFDISKGSYEGDYDSLKEDIENATQGGFLPSTGGAGIAAFLVIGLSLMGVAIVRYRKTQHAA, encoded by the coding sequence ATGAAAGCAAGAGGTAAAGTAATCAGTTTAGTGACCGCTATCCTTTGTTTAGTGCCGCTGTTTGTCGGCGCACTGGGATTTGGCGATCAGGCATCTGCAGCGATCGAAATGGTCAATGTAACGTTGCACAAGAAAAAAATGGATGACTTCCCGATCGGCGGTATTCAGAATGACGGGAAAGAAATGGCGGATGAATTCGATAAATACGAACCGTTGGAAGGCGTGACATTTTCAGCGTACGATATTACAGATGATTTTTATACCGCATTGGACAAGGAATTAAAAGGCGATGAAGACCCTGATGCGTATAAAGCAGTCGTGAAAAAAGTCATGGAGGGCTTCAAATTTTCTGATATCAAAATCAAAAATAAACTAGATTCACAATCGACAGATGATAGAGGGGAAGCAAAATTTAATTTACCAGATCGTAACAATAAAGGGATCTATCGCGTGTATTTCTTCGATGAAGAAGATGTGCCAGAAAAACAAAAATTTAGTCAACCCGTTATCTTGATGTTGCCATTCGTTCACCCAGAAGATGGCGAATTGCACGACGTCCACCTTTACCCGAAAAACAAAGTAGGGGGCGAAGTGAAGAAAGAATTAGTGAATGACGATTTAAGTGTCCCTGGTGAAAACGATGAAGAGCTTTATGATTATGAAGTTGGAAAGCAAATCAAATACAAAGCAACCTTCCAAATTCCTCACCAAATCGGTGAAAATGTAAAAGAAGGTACTAAAGAAAGAACACGTTACAGTCAATTGATCTTCAAGGATGAACTTAGTGCGATCGGTACGAAATTTGCGGGGATCGAAAAGATGGTGGCTGTAAACAAAGACGGACAAAAACAGGAAATCGTCGTAAAAGATTTCTTGAACTTTGCTGATAAAAACGGAACGTTCACAAACCATGTGAGCCAAACGTACGATAAAAGCAAAAAAGCCGGCTTTGAATTGAAGATGAAATTAAATGATAAATTTGCAACATCAAGTGATTACACAACATCTAGAGCAACAGCAGATTACTTAGCTAAATACGCAGGGCAAACGCTTGAGATCTACTACGGCGTCTTGCTGACAGAAGATACGCCAGTCGATGTAGACATCAACAATGATTTCACTGTTCGTTTAAAACAAGGCAGCGGCCAAGATGAAGAAGTTCAGACAGTGACAGACAAACCAATCGTAACGACAGGTGGGAAGAAATTCTTCAAGCATGAATCAAATAAACCTGAACAAGGATTAGGCGGAGCGAAATTCATCCTGATTCGTAAAGAAGATGGCAAATACTTGAAGAAACCTGCGGGCAATGTTCGTACATGGGCAGCACCATCAGCAGGCAAATATCCTGATGCAGTAGAATTTATTTCAGGAGACGATGGGAAATTTGAGATCATCGGGGTCGAATTTGGTGAGTATCAATTAGTCGAAATCGAAGCACCAAAAGGCTTCCAAAAGTTGGATGCTCCTCATGACTTTGATATTTCAAAAGGCTCTTATGAAGGCGATTATGATTCATTAAAAGAAGACATCGAGAATGCCACTCAAGGCGGCTTCTTACCATCAACTGGTGGCGCTGGGATCGCAGCATTCCTAGTGATCGGGTTGAGCTTGATGGGTGTAGCGATCGTTCGTTACCGCAAAACACAACACGCAGCCTAA
- a CDS encoding pilin N-terminal domain-containing protein: protein MGKRISFIVCLLLGICCFGMTGFAADEPDEQVELWIHTWGEDGKQVEGTQGLTFDVYDVTQWRNKREGDEKEDIEYLRNTHATKEKMQKFIQDEGFKKWNDSELGVDGSGNVSFDVPRYQAGKDAAYLILASGETGKYHMTPIILYLPQKHPETDEEAKRLLIYGKYQDISKPPILSSSEPEPTSEPEPSESSSEPLMAETPKPSDQSFTERMAKKFPATNDTVQNYTILGMLFVLVGLIGIRKMQKKTKGEKR, encoded by the coding sequence ATGGGAAAAAGAATTTCCTTCATAGTATGTCTGCTTCTAGGAATTTGTTGTTTTGGTATGACGGGTTTTGCGGCAGATGAACCAGATGAGCAAGTGGAGTTATGGATTCATACTTGGGGAGAAGATGGAAAGCAGGTCGAAGGAACACAAGGGTTGACGTTTGATGTGTATGATGTGACTCAATGGCGGAATAAGCGTGAGGGGGACGAAAAAGAGGACATAGAATATTTGCGGAATACGCACGCGACGAAAGAGAAGATGCAAAAATTTATCCAAGACGAGGGATTTAAAAAATGGAATGACTCAGAATTGGGCGTTGACGGCAGCGGGAATGTCTCATTCGATGTTCCGCGATACCAAGCTGGGAAGGATGCCGCCTATTTGATCTTGGCGAGTGGTGAAACAGGAAAATACCACATGACGCCGATCATTTTATACCTGCCTCAGAAACATCCCGAGACAGACGAGGAGGCAAAACGGCTGCTGATCTATGGAAAATACCAAGACATCAGCAAGCCGCCGATCCTCTCTTCTTCAGAACCGGAGCCGACCTCGGAGCCGGAACCAAGTGAGAGTTCCAGTGAGCCACTAATGGCTGAAACACCAAAACCATCTGATCAAAGTTTCACCGAACGAATGGCGAAAAAGTTCCCGGCCACCAATGATACCGTTCAAAATTATACTATTTTGGGAATGTTGTTCGTTCTTGTCGGCCTAATAGGAATTAGAAAAATGCAAAAGAAAACCAAGGGGGAAAAGAGATGA
- a CDS encoding helix-turn-helix domain-containing protein has translation MDFREVLGTSSLRRLRFVELLYASQVGLPSDQLLEELECSLPILLKDVKLINDDQDDFHIEKFKGLYQIQVKPHVSINRLYADVLQQSPEFQIIEELLYEKCSSISDLADKLYLSASNTQRYLKKIETALKKAGIKLDYRPLRIEGKESCIRHFYYRYFLEKSDRLESLFVDLKGHQIKAITDLVDQFIQVNHLENRHIFRKRLSYNIYISLWRIKNGRHYPKCDLISPLSLPDVETLEAFERMAVEVFRIRLTDEDIKDCLWLSYADMLIFSEDQWKSAMKQSRTYRDLYQKHFELVEEFNNLIGRSLDELERSELAIVLVNDQRMYSTKGKYIDILYRQRGIFLEKMMETHYQAVKKVLRIAEAFVKKYRIYQENDFVWNYAYLLITMVPQSLNLLATNDHVLKILLLSELSPTEESFLAEQIEERIYGNFKIHFVEERARDARIDRHELLKYDALITSSSVEEVPYDYPTVIIDPFLTSQNIVQLQQLISDLSG, from the coding sequence ATGGATTTTAGAGAGGTTTTAGGAACAAGCAGCTTACGACGTCTGCGCTTTGTTGAATTATTGTATGCAAGTCAGGTGGGCTTGCCGAGCGATCAGCTGCTTGAGGAATTGGAGTGTTCGCTGCCTATTCTATTGAAGGACGTCAAGTTGATCAATGACGATCAGGACGATTTTCATATTGAAAAGTTTAAGGGATTGTACCAAATTCAAGTAAAACCACATGTAAGCATCAATCGCTTATATGCAGATGTGCTGCAGCAGTCACCTGAGTTTCAGATCATTGAAGAATTGTTGTATGAAAAATGTTCAAGTATCAGCGATTTGGCGGATAAATTGTATTTGAGCGCGTCCAATACGCAGCGCTATTTGAAAAAAATTGAGACCGCGTTGAAAAAAGCGGGGATCAAGCTGGATTATCGGCCGTTGCGGATCGAAGGAAAAGAGAGCTGTATCCGACACTTTTATTACCGCTATTTTCTGGAAAAATCGGACCGCTTAGAGTCGTTATTTGTTGACTTGAAGGGGCATCAAATCAAAGCGATCACGGATCTGGTGGATCAATTTATCCAAGTCAATCATTTGGAAAATCGCCATATTTTTCGGAAACGTCTAAGCTATAACATTTATATCAGCTTGTGGCGGATCAAAAATGGGCGCCATTATCCAAAATGCGACTTGATCAGTCCCTTGAGTCTGCCGGATGTGGAGACGTTAGAGGCGTTTGAGCGAATGGCGGTAGAGGTATTTAGGATTCGACTGACGGATGAGGACATCAAGGATTGTCTGTGGCTGTCGTATGCGGACATGCTGATCTTCAGCGAGGATCAATGGAAATCCGCGATGAAGCAAAGCCGTACGTATCGCGACCTGTATCAAAAACATTTTGAGCTGGTGGAGGAATTCAACAACTTGATCGGCCGTTCGCTGGATGAGCTGGAGCGGAGTGAATTGGCGATCGTCTTAGTGAATGACCAGCGGATGTATTCAACCAAAGGGAAATATATCGATATTCTGTACCGGCAGCGGGGGATTTTTTTAGAAAAAATGATGGAGACGCATTACCAGGCAGTAAAAAAAGTGTTGCGGATCGCAGAAGCCTTCGTGAAGAAATACCGGATCTATCAGGAGAATGATTTTGTCTGGAACTATGCTTACCTCTTGATCACGATGGTGCCGCAAAGCTTGAATTTGCTGGCTACGAATGATCATGTGTTGAAGATCTTGTTGCTGTCTGAGCTGTCGCCGACGGAGGAATCGTTTTTGGCTGAACAGATCGAAGAAAGGATCTACGGCAATTTTAAGATCCACTTTGTTGAAGAACGAGCGCGGGATGCTCGGATCGACCGGCATGAACTGCTCAAATACGATGCGTTGATCACCTCCAGCAGTGTGGAGGAAGTCCCCTATGATTATCCGACGGTGATCATCGACCCTTTTTTGACGAGTCAAAACATCGTCCAGCTCCAACAGCTGATCAGCGACTTGTCGGGATAA
- a CDS encoding SpaA isopeptide-forming pilin-related protein, with protein MKKTNIVIFLMLLFSIIAEAAVTVVSVHAEAKDIQLVDEKWLDLSYTYEKEGESNQWVVSYEHQSEEKDAPRRMKFRVTDEKDQVIEYPKHETMTEKEGWLIEENFSEKSDGRLVLEVPRAINALHLYVQMDQQSEPAKDGDAPKIHENIVERQAPFALERTNKATKKVTKASTETEQSTDERIGPKKENTPMAATASAAQPYGTSRMYNQLYTNKETKYKHDAGTYPEFSWQPTGQTNVINHQGGVAGQTGWDGVKNWNVANDTYSNSYIKYGGEATKPNFLLRKYAQETSEPDEFKIKLNVRGNTTYKPGVDIVFLLDNTGSMAGAKKKQSADAMQKIVDKLQEISGGDANSIRVGGHIFASYNKSIEGQWGWTRTKTHHKLSNKPSDWQNMVKVYRNLTPAGMTFTQRGLQEAEDIFNASGSSLGEDRYKLLFVLTDGAPNISWKPTSAVREPSMFYDQTLITGFDSGYAPNYNGEHTFEGTGINTKFAKNFLVNGQPITSHLTTTNSTAYKLKNSGIEIHSLAVQIRSTGDGDHPAATLLEGMYKMATKKANAKTDTQNDYFFYHAKNDTGSLTEYVKSWYDTIIRTVDKGIVLDPLGDMVELVTTNGKAPKVKQVSNSAPVIAQEDMARVKSTNNNRQIELENINLTQNQEIELEYTVKLKTNDSNFVSNHWYPANNKTMLYPTPERTNDEMEFGRPSVRLQKDEFVIPVEKIWSDKLATETDNYWGMRGSKVTAKLQRLAGSTWTDVQSLTLNAANQWKGTFSPVDGSSGNTYRVVEPTRTNGYKKASLNQGIFTSDTMPNGGIKITNELLRGDYSFWKVMGDGKTPFTTDLPKFKVTRSDGKVLAENLAPEAGTGKVTIKNMPIGTYTVEETYVPKGFQKMAKFTIEATENNSSAPSSVVFKVNGSTGKHAVRNQLTDFSLIVEKVDDHDAWISGATFKLTGPNYNETIAGGPIFDFMLLQPGKYTLTETDSPNGYGMLTTPITFEIKEDGKCVIDDHGNVTESSITINDENAIYLKVLNKKVRTGVLPQTGAFGVQGLTLIAGTLVLGGVMLGILSLYLNRSKK; from the coding sequence ATGAAAAAGACAAACATAGTTATTTTTTTAATGTTGCTTTTTTCGATTATCGCTGAGGCGGCAGTGACTGTCGTCTCGGTTCATGCAGAAGCAAAGGATATTCAGTTGGTGGATGAGAAGTGGTTGGACCTCTCATATACATATGAAAAGGAGGGAGAGAGCAATCAATGGGTCGTGTCCTATGAGCATCAAAGTGAGGAAAAGGATGCGCCGCGCCGCATGAAATTTCGGGTGACGGATGAGAAAGATCAAGTGATCGAGTATCCGAAACACGAAACGATGACAGAAAAAGAGGGGTGGCTGATCGAAGAGAACTTCTCAGAAAAAAGTGATGGGCGGTTGGTGCTGGAAGTGCCTAGAGCGATCAATGCCCTGCATTTGTATGTCCAAATGGATCAGCAGTCAGAACCGGCGAAGGACGGAGATGCACCAAAGATCCATGAAAATATCGTAGAAAGACAAGCGCCGTTTGCTCTTGAACGGACCAACAAGGCAACGAAGAAGGTAACAAAAGCATCTACCGAAACGGAGCAATCGACAGACGAACGGATCGGGCCCAAAAAGGAAAACACGCCGATGGCTGCAACGGCATCAGCAGCACAACCCTATGGGACCAGCCGTATGTACAATCAATTGTATACGAACAAAGAAACGAAGTATAAACACGATGCCGGGACCTATCCTGAATTTTCTTGGCAGCCGACGGGGCAGACGAATGTTATTAATCACCAAGGGGGCGTAGCCGGACAAACGGGGTGGGACGGCGTAAAAAACTGGAATGTCGCCAATGATACCTACAGCAATTCCTATATTAAATATGGGGGAGAGGCAACAAAACCCAATTTTCTCTTGCGGAAGTACGCGCAGGAAACCAGTGAACCCGACGAGTTTAAAATCAAATTGAATGTTCGAGGGAATACCACCTACAAGCCCGGCGTGGATATCGTCTTTCTTTTAGACAATACTGGTTCAATGGCTGGAGCTAAAAAGAAGCAGAGCGCGGATGCGATGCAGAAGATCGTCGATAAATTGCAGGAAATCTCGGGGGGCGATGCGAACTCGATCCGTGTAGGCGGACATATCTTCGCTTCCTACAATAAAAGTATTGAAGGTCAATGGGGCTGGACGAGAACCAAGACCCATCATAAATTGTCCAACAAACCCTCCGATTGGCAAAACATGGTGAAGGTGTACCGGAACTTGACGCCTGCGGGGATGACCTTTACTCAACGTGGATTGCAGGAGGCGGAAGACATTTTTAACGCATCGGGATCAAGCCTTGGTGAGGACCGGTACAAGCTGCTGTTTGTTTTGACGGATGGGGCGCCCAATATAAGCTGGAAGCCGACAAGTGCGGTACGCGAACCTTCGATGTTTTATGATCAGACCTTGATCACCGGCTTTGATAGCGGGTATGCACCGAATTACAATGGCGAGCATACCTTTGAGGGAACAGGTATCAATACGAAATTCGCCAAAAATTTCCTAGTAAACGGGCAGCCGATCACTAGTCACTTAACGACCACCAATTCAACGGCCTACAAATTAAAAAATTCCGGAATAGAGATCCATAGTTTGGCGGTCCAGATCCGATCAACAGGAGATGGGGATCATCCCGCGGCGACGCTATTAGAAGGAATGTACAAAATGGCGACGAAAAAGGCCAATGCGAAGACTGATACACAAAACGATTACTTTTTCTACCATGCGAAAAATGACACGGGGAGTTTGACCGAGTATGTCAAGTCGTGGTACGACACGATCATTCGGACGGTTGATAAGGGGATCGTACTTGACCCCTTAGGCGACATGGTCGAACTTGTCACAACAAATGGGAAAGCGCCAAAGGTCAAGCAGGTGAGCAATAGTGCACCGGTAATCGCCCAAGAGGATATGGCGAGAGTCAAATCAACCAATAATAACCGTCAAATTGAACTAGAAAACATCAACCTGACTCAAAACCAAGAGATCGAGTTGGAATACACGGTCAAATTAAAGACGAATGACAGCAACTTTGTTTCGAATCACTGGTATCCGGCCAATAACAAGACCATGCTGTACCCGACACCTGAACGGACAAATGATGAAATGGAATTCGGGCGTCCGTCTGTAAGGCTCCAAAAGGATGAATTTGTGATCCCAGTGGAGAAAATCTGGTCAGACAAGCTGGCGACAGAAACAGACAATTATTGGGGCATGCGGGGATCAAAAGTGACGGCGAAGCTTCAGCGGCTGGCGGGATCAACGTGGACCGATGTCCAATCGCTGACGTTGAATGCGGCGAACCAATGGAAAGGAACCTTCTCACCTGTCGACGGCAGTTCGGGGAATACTTACCGTGTCGTGGAACCCACACGAACGAATGGGTACAAGAAGGCCAGTCTGAATCAAGGGATCTTCACTTCTGATACTATGCCTAATGGCGGGATCAAAATCACCAATGAGCTGCTGCGAGGGGACTATTCATTCTGGAAGGTCATGGGGGACGGAAAGACACCGTTTACCACCGATCTGCCGAAATTTAAGGTGACCCGCAGCGATGGAAAAGTGCTGGCGGAAAATCTTGCTCCAGAAGCAGGAACAGGAAAAGTGACGATCAAAAACATGCCGATCGGAACTTATACGGTAGAGGAAACATATGTGCCAAAGGGCTTCCAGAAGATGGCGAAGTTTACCATTGAAGCGACAGAAAACAACAGCAGTGCACCTAGCTCGGTGGTCTTCAAGGTAAATGGCAGCACAGGGAAGCACGCGGTTCGGAATCAATTAACGGACTTTTCTCTGATCGTTGAGAAGGTCGATGACCATGATGCGTGGATCTCGGGAGCGACCTTCAAATTAACAGGTCCCAATTATAATGAAACGATCGCTGGCGGCCCGATCTTTGATTTTATGCTCTTGCAGCCAGGGAAATACACATTGACTGAAACGGATAGTCCGAACGGCTATGGAATGCTCACTACGCCGATCACATTTGAGATCAAAGAAGATGGGAAATGTGTAATCGATGACCATGGGAATGTGACGGAGTCCTCCATCACGATCAATGATGAGAATGCGATCTATTTGAAGGTACTGAACAAAAAAGTCCGCACTGGAGTATTGCCTCAAACCGGAGCATTCGGGGTTCAAGGACTCACGTTGATAGCGGGGACGCTCGTTCTTGGAGGCGTAATGCTGGGTATCTTATCCTTGTATCTTAATAGAAGTAAGAAGTAA